The following proteins are encoded in a genomic region of Gemmatimonadaceae bacterium:
- the pdhA gene encoding pyruvate dehydrogenase (acetyl-transferring) E1 component subunit alpha: MTAPASTPMGPPAATGDGAHAVALLRDMVRIRRLEERCADLYQAEKIRGFLHLYIGEEAVAVGVLQALTPEDAVVATYREHGHALVRGVSARRIMAEMFGKRAGCSAGRGGSMHLFDAATRFFGGNAIVGGGLPLAVGLALADVMQGRARVTACFFGDGAVAEGEFHEALNLAALWRLPVLFCCENNLYAMGTALDRAQAETNLALKAASYRIPAWTVDGMDVEDVEHSARTAAEAVRAGEGPHLLEFRTYRFRAHSMFDPELYRSRDEVEQWKARCPIGTFEARLRERGLLDDARMQDIEAAAAAEVDDAVAFADAAPLEDVATLTRYVYSGEPSP; encoded by the coding sequence ATGACGGCCCCGGCCTCCACGCCCATGGGCCCGCCCGCAGCAACCGGCGACGGCGCGCATGCGGTGGCGCTGCTGCGTGACATGGTGCGCATCCGGCGCCTGGAAGAACGCTGCGCCGATCTCTACCAGGCCGAAAAGATCCGCGGCTTCCTGCATCTGTACATCGGCGAGGAGGCAGTGGCCGTGGGGGTCCTGCAGGCACTCACTCCCGAGGACGCCGTGGTGGCCACGTACCGTGAACACGGCCACGCGCTGGTGCGGGGCGTGAGCGCACGCCGCATCATGGCCGAGATGTTCGGTAAGCGCGCCGGGTGCAGCGCGGGACGCGGAGGCTCGATGCACCTGTTCGATGCCGCCACGCGATTCTTCGGCGGCAACGCGATCGTCGGCGGCGGACTGCCGCTGGCCGTGGGGCTCGCGCTCGCCGATGTGATGCAGGGTCGTGCCCGCGTCACGGCGTGCTTCTTCGGCGACGGCGCCGTGGCCGAAGGCGAGTTCCACGAAGCGCTCAACCTGGCCGCGCTCTGGCGCTTGCCAGTGCTGTTCTGCTGCGAGAACAACCTGTACGCCATGGGCACGGCGCTGGACCGGGCGCAGGCCGAGACCAACCTCGCGCTCAAAGCGGCAAGCTACCGCATCCCCGCCTGGACGGTTGACGGCATGGACGTCGAAGACGTGGAGCACTCGGCGCGCACGGCGGCCGAAGCCGTGCGCGCCGGCGAGGGGCCGCACCTGCTCGAGTTCCGCACCTACCGCTTTCGCGCCCACTCGATGTTCGATCCGGAGCTGTACCGCAGCAGGGACGAGGTCGAGCAATGGAAGGCGCGCTGCCCGATCGGCACGTTCGAGGCCCGGCTGCGCGAGCGCGGGCTGCTGGACGACGCGCGGATGCAGGACATCGAGGCGGCCGCCGCCGCCGAGGTCGACGACGCCGTGGCCTTCGCCGACGCCGCGCCGCTCGAAGACGTCGCCACCCTCACGCGCTACGTGTACAGCGGGGAACCGTCGCCGTGA
- a CDS encoding dihydrolipoamide acetyltransferase family protein produces the protein MPRAAAVPAADHVNDFRMPSLGADMEFGTLVRWHVKPGEHVQRDAIIAEVETEKGVFSVESPVDGVVAALAVAEGTKVPVGTVLATFGAAAATTVAPAIPPAAPAPAPAPPPAAAKVVPSAPAPPAPALSPRLRASPVARKRAAELGVDLAALWRDERDHAITLAEVERAAVPPPSAPRAPADDAKAAMRRAVSAAVSRANREIPHYYLSTSISLRRALAWLQNQNATRPVDERVLPAALLLKAVATALGEYPNLNGYWIDGAAQPSATVHLGVAISLRGGGLIAPAIHDAGARTLAEMMDALRDLVRRAREGGLRGSEMTDATVTVTNLGDEGVETVFGVIYPPQLALIGFGKIAERPWAEAGMLGVHPVVTATLAADHRATDGHYGGRFVAALDRLLQAPETL, from the coding sequence ATGCCCCGCGCCGCCGCCGTGCCCGCCGCTGACCACGTGAACGATTTCCGCATGCCGTCGCTCGGCGCCGACATGGAGTTCGGCACGCTCGTCCGCTGGCACGTGAAGCCCGGCGAGCATGTGCAGCGCGACGCCATCATCGCCGAAGTGGAAACGGAAAAGGGCGTATTCTCGGTGGAGAGCCCGGTGGACGGCGTCGTGGCGGCACTCGCCGTCGCCGAAGGCACCAAGGTGCCGGTCGGCACGGTGCTCGCGACCTTCGGCGCAGCGGCAGCCACCACAGTGGCGCCCGCGATCCCGCCGGCCGCACCTGCACCCGCGCCCGCACCGCCACCAGCGGCGGCGAAGGTCGTGCCATCGGCGCCCGCCCCGCCCGCGCCCGCTCTCTCACCACGGCTCCGCGCCTCACCCGTGGCCCGCAAGCGCGCCGCCGAGCTCGGCGTGGACCTCGCCGCGCTCTGGCGCGACGAACGCGACCACGCCATCACATTGGCCGAAGTCGAGCGGGCGGCGGTGCCACCGCCGTCCGCGCCGCGGGCGCCGGCGGACGACGCGAAGGCCGCAATGCGCCGGGCCGTGTCCGCGGCCGTGTCTCGCGCCAACCGCGAGATCCCGCACTACTACCTGAGCACGAGCATCAGCCTCCGCCGTGCGCTCGCGTGGTTGCAGAACCAGAACGCGACGCGGCCGGTGGACGAGCGAGTACTTCCCGCTGCCTTGCTACTCAAAGCCGTCGCCACCGCGCTGGGCGAGTACCCGAACCTGAACGGCTACTGGATCGACGGCGCCGCGCAACCCAGTGCCACGGTCCACCTCGGAGTGGCGATCTCGCTCCGTGGCGGCGGCCTCATCGCTCCGGCCATTCACGACGCCGGCGCCAGGACGCTGGCCGAAATGATGGACGCCCTACGCGACCTCGTACGGCGCGCACGCGAGGGCGGCCTGCGCGGCTCCGAGATGACGGATGCGACCGTGACCGTGACCAACCTCGGCGACGAGGGGGTGGAGACGGTGTTCGGCGTCATCTACCCGCCCCAACTCGCACTGATCGGTTTCGGCAAGATCGCCGAGCGGCCCTGGGCAGAGGCGGGCATGCTCGGCGTCCATCCCGTGGTCACGGCGACGCTCGCCGCCGATCATCGCGCAACCGACGGGCATTACGGCGGCCGGTTCGTGGCCGCCCTCGACCGGCTGCTGCAGGCGCCGGAGACGCTGTGA
- a CDS encoding alpha-ketoacid dehydrogenase subunit beta, with the protein MTAVPPERAARDVPATVRTTYREAVREAIRAAMRADPRVFLMGEDVGRYGGCYAVSKGLLAEFGPERIRDTPLSESTFVGAGIGAALGGMRPIVEIMTVNFSLLALDQIMNNAATLLHMSGGQFNVPLVIRMATGAGRQLGAQHSHSLEGLYAHIPGLKVLAPATIADARGMLGTALADPDPVVIFEHALLYNLEGELAADAGPVPIDRAAVRREGDDATLITFGGMLGRTLEAADQLATAGVNAEVIDLRTLRPLDMDTVLTSVRRTHRAVIVDEEWRSGSLSAEISARIMEHAFYDLDAPVGRVCGAEVPIPYARHMEQAALPQVPEIVAAVRATRDG; encoded by the coding sequence GTGACCGCCGTCCCCCCGGAACGCGCAGCACGCGACGTCCCCGCCACGGTGCGTACGACGTACCGCGAGGCCGTGCGCGAAGCGATCCGCGCCGCCATGCGGGCCGACCCGCGCGTGTTCCTCATGGGCGAGGACGTCGGCCGATACGGCGGCTGCTATGCCGTGAGCAAGGGACTGCTCGCGGAGTTCGGGCCGGAACGCATCCGCGACACGCCGCTTTCCGAATCGACATTCGTCGGCGCCGGTATCGGCGCCGCGCTCGGCGGCATGCGTCCCATCGTCGAGATCATGACGGTGAACTTCAGCTTGCTTGCCCTGGACCAGATCATGAACAACGCGGCGACGCTGCTGCACATGTCGGGCGGGCAGTTCAATGTGCCGCTGGTGATCCGCATGGCGACGGGCGCTGGCCGGCAGCTCGGCGCGCAGCATTCGCACAGCCTCGAAGGGCTGTACGCGCACATTCCGGGGCTCAAGGTCCTGGCGCCGGCCACGATCGCCGACGCGCGCGGCATGCTGGGCACCGCACTCGCCGACCCCGACCCGGTGGTGATCTTCGAGCACGCGCTGCTCTACAACCTCGAAGGCGAATTGGCCGCCGACGCCGGTCCGGTGCCGATCGACCGCGCGGCGGTGCGGCGCGAAGGCGACGATGCCACGCTGATCACCTTTGGCGGGATGCTGGGACGCACACTCGAAGCGGCCGACCAACTGGCCACCGCAGGAGTGAACGCCGAGGTGATCGACCTGCGCACATTGCGGCCGCTGGACATGGACACCGTGCTCACTTCGGTGCGCCGAACGCACCGCGCCGTGATCGTCGACGAGGAGTGGCGCAGCGGAAGCCTGTCGGCGGAGATCAGCGCCCGGATCATGGAGCACGCGTTCTATGACCTCGACGCCCCCGTGGGTCGCGTCTGCGGCGCGGAGGTTCCCATTCCGTACGCGCGACACATGGAACAGGCGGCCCTGCCCCAGGTGCCGGAGATCGTCGCCGCCGTGCGTGCAACGCGCGATGGATGA